tagccattaactgatactcaaacttcctggacaagttaagatattctagatgaacactcaggaatattttcatgatttaacaagaacaggaactatttatcataaataaagtatactaaacaaggattaaatcaactaaatagctacaacaaagaactgatcatgaaatttttatagcaaagctagtgtaacaagagtaaactaccaccaaaatttcagagcaatatcagctttcaagcatcagataagaaaaagattaaataactagtatttatacacctagtaacacaaaacaaaatctacagcaaaaacttgcaactaaagcctaacatattatggttctactgcatagagctcttcaagaggattccaaaatatcaagatttgctaatttacgaattttctacgaattgatattgaatttcaaagatcactgaaaaacattgcaaaccagtccctaaggcactattgcaatgagtcactgacatcgcagataaccccctgggctttctcaaattcaagcacgcggtccttgggtcgggtcagagaggggaggcaaggtttgaccggccgtttcccggcgaggggctcaccggcggcgagggtggaggggtgcgtgagcctcactggtgcaaggcgcacctctgggtgcttggaatcgaggctagggcggtcggaggtggggtgtcgacggcgagcggcggcttgcgggctcggagcacggcggcgaggtagctccggtaggtttgggcgaggggaaaatggcctgggagctgcgctaggacgaggcgcggctaatggtgggggatgtaggggtggagcgggcttgcagtggcggctccgcggtggggtagagctcgccggggttcaagcggggcggcggcggtgttctacggtgtgggagcgagaagagagcaagagagcgaGGGGAATGGGTCTCTGGGGTTCCTCTATtgctcgggcgctcgctagaagagagcggcgggctctgcagggggcgctccacggcgacgtcgcggtggcggccgtcggggaggttctgggcgcggcggggtgcGTGGCACGGGAAGGAGAGGGCCAGCGCggagcaacaggagggggaggaggtcgtccgcgacgcgtgggcgccagcgcacggcggagtaatggccgggaaagccgggaaggcgtcggcggcgacgctgtcggtggcgtcggcggcgagaagcagagcagggaggggaagaagacagggacctaaacgcaatttccaaaatttcagggacctaaatgtaaaataaggataacttttaaactaaagctcaaatgaaaaagtgcccaacatgaaagttgttcaacttttcaagatctacaactttgatgttgtgcaaaaatttatttgaccaaagattcaagagctaaaattaaaatcattgaagggaattttgaattccaggaattttgtctttttcaatgtatTTTCACTTTAaacatagacttaaaagcaaattttgcttccatgcattaaatgcactgaattttgcaaaaacaccctccacaaaagttataattacacaacctattcaacataactaaagaaaggaccttgcataaaattataattacacatataaccttttataattacaaaaagatcctttttcaagcaattcaagcacatgatgcataatttggttctaattaccctaaattggctatttaaaacccTGGGCCGTTACAGTCGTGACCTCTACTCGGCGTCTTCAATAGTGTAGTCCGGATCTTCTTCTGAGGAAAAACCACAGATAAATAacgggtgagtacaaatgtactcaaCAAGTTCAACCCCACCCACGGAGGGGATATAACAggaatgcacaggataaatcaagggtACGATTAGGGtttatttgcggaaagctaaattTAACACATGCAGGGATCTATTTTCAAAAAGGGGTTTCGTAAATAAAACTTTACTTAAATTAAGTGGAACTGATCCCACACAGGGATCCCAGTTTTaaatgctaccggactccccgtccgcagTAGCTCACGGCACAACTGTCAGATACTTTTCAAAACAACTGACACCACAAAACCAACCATCCCAAAatgctagttatgtgaccatgCCGTAACTCGTCCATTACCGTGgacacggctattcgaatagattttacactctgcagaggttgtacactttacccacaagtagggtACCGCACCACGAACACCTTAGTGCCGCTGCGGATCctaacaaagccattacccaccttagttgAATCTAACTAGCCAACACGGAAGCAACCATGGGGTTAATGATCTATCCACGAAGTCATAACCGGGACATATCACACAGATCGCATTTCTTCTCCATGATCTTCCGTTGCTCACCAGCTCTCCTATTGGCTAGCAGaacaactagtggggtttatgctaagtcgttgcccatacaacggtcgagtggttgtaCGATAAATTTgggttaggcaagatgacacatcaactcggtccttaagtatgacaagatggatacctcccaaccttgctcaaccactaAGGTACGAGCTCACCTCGGTATTTCACACAAGAAACACCATCCATCTCATCGAGTTAcctctttcttttattttcccaAAATCCTGTTTTAATCTTTAAAACACTCACACATTTATTTTAGAAGAAGCATATGGTAGTCATGATTAAAATTTACAGCTGCCCTTTTCTATGCCACAGTTTCTGCATTTGTGCGCCTAAAAGTCGTTGAATGCTTCAAGTTTCTTTTCCCAGACAAACCTGCTTGCATATCAGAGACCATCAATATGCCTATAAACAAGCTAGTCAGTTATCTGCCAAACTCCTTTAACAAGCTTAAACAGCTTTTGTTAGAACTGTACCAAGATCTATGCATGCACAACAATCATTTCCGGTACCTTGGTTTGGATCATTGCATTCTGGTGTCTAGTGCCAAGTACTGAAGGATCAATGCAAGTCAGGTTTAAGAACTCTTTGTTGCTCCATATTGTGATCATATTAGCCATACATTTCGTGAAATATGTCCTCATGGCTTGTTGCAATTCCATATCTGTTGGTGTACATCCATTGTTCCACTGAATGGATCGATTTGttaatttctttttcctttttgcccCTCCTACTATGCAGACCACCATGTGTGTCACACGGATGGATCATTTCGGAAGAACTCCGATGGTACCTCATTTTGAGAGGGCTCCAACGGTAGGTCTATTAGAAGCTGCAACCTTACATTGTACATACGTATGATGTGCCCTGGTATATATGGCAGAGGCATATTATAATCTAATTCGAACCAATTATGCAATTGCAGCTCCATAGCACTGTGGTAAATGTTCACAGTGTGTTTTAGCTTTAGGATAACTCCAATAGCAACTCATTTTGGAAGGACTCTATGACCATGCTTATTAATATTTGGATGGAAGTTGTATGCTTCGATTGTAGGTCTAATCTGCCAAACTATGTAACTCCAACTATTGTAGCTTAATCCGGGTCAATTATATGCTACCAACTCTATCTATGTACTGCACTGATACTTATCGTGTGTTTTGATTGGTGCCGTACGTGTTGAATCAAGGGTATATCAGCAACACAAATTCAGTACTATATTACTGTAGGTTCCCACCTAATTTAATCTGTAACCTCCTTTGCCAATCTTCCTACAGCGACAGATATATACAGAGAAAAACACTCCATGTTCATTGCAAGTTAGTGTAGACTATTTCTCCAGACTCCACACTTctctaaaataaaaataataatacgCGCGCGCATTTACTAGTACATACCGCACCGGCAGCAAGGACGTGGATCCATAGGCCTAGATAGACGGTCCAAGCTAGATAGCCTCAACGGCCACTTATACAAACGAGAAGACATTCCCCCTTGAAGAACACAAAGTCGATGGCCTTGAGAGGCGACTTTGTTCGTGACCAGGAGGAAGTTCTTTGGCTTCAATCCCAGTGCATCACTCCGGCCGTTCTCGTGGAACAGCTGCTTATCGGATTTGCAAGAACAGCGGTGTAAGACTCTGGCGAATTCGTGCGTCCTCGCTCGCTCGGCGGTTACCTGCACGACCTCGCTCGACGGTGGGTGGGGTGAGCTTAACCGCGGCTCAAGATGAAAATGGGTTGGCCCGGATCTTGTCTTGGACCCGGCCCTATAACTCTAGAATCAATTTATGAGGTCAGGGGCCGACCCAATCTAGCGTCTGCATATGACCTCAGTGACCCAATGAGTATAATGGGTTGCCCTATTTAAACATATTAGATACTAAATATTATAACAATAAATATATCTTACgatcaaattttattaaagttgattgaaatttgttgaagatgACTTAATATAACTAAACTACATCAAGAGTCGGACCCTGAAAATAAAATCccacgttcacactataaaatttcatCGAGATTGATTAAAGTTTGTTGGAGGTGACTCCGTTCACACTATATATTTATTATAACAATAAGTATATATCTTACGATCAAATTTTATCAAAGTTGATTGAAATTTATTGAAGATGACTTAATATAACCAAACttcatcaagagccggaccctgaaaataaaatctcgcgttcacactataaaattttatcgagaTTGATTAAATATATATCTTACGATCAAATTTTATCAAAGTTGATTGAAATTTATTGAAGATGACTTAATATAACTAAGCTACGTCAAGAGCCGAAccctgaaaataaaatctcgcattcacactataaaattttatcgagaTTGATTAAAGTTTGTTGAAGGTGACtccgttcacactataaaattttatcgaaattgattaAAATTTGTTGGAGGTGACTTAGTATAATTGACagctactttgtgcaaaacgGTGAGGCTGTTTTGGATCGACACATCTTAACCATCGGATCTTAACCATCGGGGGCTGTTTTGAATCGACCCATCCTAACCATCGGGTCGGTAGATTTCGGCTTCATTGACCCATTCTCTAATTTGAGAGATGCGTCGGTCGAACAGCGAGCTCACCGCCCTTGCTAGCTCGCAGAGCTCCATGACGAGGTGCCCGCCTCGCGGACAGGCTTTGGGGGAgagcgagcgccgccgctcagCTCATTCACCGCTGGTGGACTAACGTAGTAGGCGGATCCATCCTTAACGCCCCATACGCATCCATGTATTATGCCCCTGACAGTGGGTCGTCAAAAGCGTAGAAAATAACATAAATGAGAGCACAATAGAATTGTAATGGTTAGCTTGAAAAATTGCAATAAACAGAAAAAGGGAACCCTTTATTATTAGGTCTAGACATCAAACATGTTACGGTGAAGATGCAAAAGTCGAATATAGGACAAACAAACATAACACTTGGCACGAACATGCATGCAAGTTTGCACAGAACCAAACATGCAGCTCAGTAGATTAGACATGCATGCAAATGGCACGCCACACACATACAATAACTTAATACAGGTTCGAACGAAAAGTTATTCATGCATGGGTCTTGTGGATCCTGAGAACGATCATGCCTAATTCAATTGCAGATGGATTTGAGGTTTCGGTTGCGGCGGCTGGCCCGCTTGCGCCTGGCCTGGCCCCTTACTTCACTCCCATAGCTCAGTGAAGTAGAACAAGACCTTCTCTGTCGAAAGTTCATGCTACCACTTTCGATGCAGAGTTCCCTTAGCTTCCCATCGGCAAAATGGTTAATCCCAAGTCTGTAAGGCAGATCAGATTTCTTGTTTTGCTCCACTCTCAGCACAGTCTTTTTGAAGTAGCTGAACCGGCGAGCCATCTCCTCACGGTCACGCTCCTGGTTAAAAAATTTGCACCAGCGCTCGTACAGGTCCCATAGGGCATCATCTGACTCAAGATCCTTCTCATTTGCCTCGAATTTCGCCCAATCTAGAGACATAATTGTGCGGATCAGATTAGCTggtatacatatacatatacatacatacatatatataagagTAAATAAATGAATAAAATGATGCATATTAACAACAAAAAGAAGAGTAAATATCGCCTAATGATACAGACTACGTTTAGGCTAGGCCTGTTCCTTGGTTGAGCGAGCTAAACCGTAACCCAGTACAGAACCAACCAGGATGGAACCATAATCACCTACGGTGCGCGAGGCGGAAAACACTATAAACACAGAACAAAGAATAATATATTTGACAGCCTTGCGGGTTTTGATCGCGGAAACAggtagaaagaaaaaaaaagaagaagaatataTTTGGCAGTTGCCTCTCTCACACACGAGCTCAGCTTGAGCCTCCCCCAGCTATTGACATAGGAGGCAAAAAGGTTGCATACAACTCAATTCAAGACCGGATACATCAAAAGAATTAATTCAGGCTCCTGACACTGTGAAGCACAACCCCAATCTGTTTTGGTGCTGCTGGCGGGATAAACTAACACCAGGGAAACATAGTGGGCAGTATCAAATCAAGCTACAGTAGCGGCCGCTGGCGGAATAAACGCAACACCTGGGAATCCAAGTGCCCGAGCTACCGTGGCCACTGCGCAGCCAGCTCAGCTCCGATGATCAGAGAACCTGCTGGCCATGACATGCAGAGAACAAATTGCCGCGCTGGCAGCAACCCTTGGATCGACCCACCCACACAAGCAGTAATCCATTAAAAACCAATGGACTCGTATTCATCCCAGTCCGAATGCACTAGAGTGGATCGGAATCATCTAATTTCTACCAAAATCCACTCCAACTCAACCTAGAATGATGTGAATACGAGTGCATCCAAACTTAAGAACTAAACCAGCCCGAGAAAATTATAATGATAGGACTCCCAAACATGTGATTTGCTATTTTAGGCTGTGGATTCGCGTGCACTAAATTAGCGTCCTACTAACGTCTGACCTTAGATATAGGGAGGTATTATTGGGGGTACGGATACCTGGTATGGCTGATTGCCATTTGTCGAGAGTGGATCTATTGTCGTGAGAGAGCCTGGCCGCCACCGGACCGCCTGGACCAAAGCGGGCcttcgccgccgctgcagcaacGAGCAGATctgaggccgccgccgcaccgcttgAACCAGAgcgggcctccaccgccgccgccaccgccgcaccgccTGAACCAGAgcgggcctccgccgccactcGCGTCACCGCCGCAAGGCGATCTGTAGCCCACGCAGCTAAGCTGGAGACGCGAGCAGCCGCCCGGAGGATCAGGCACGCCATCGACAGCATGACGGTAGATGAGAGGATGCGGATGGCGTCGCCGGTGGATGGGTCCAACTTCACTGACTTGAAGAAGCGAAGGCACAACGATGAACAGTGATCTGAGTCTGGATGAACAGATAAGTACTCTATTCGCAACCCTAGGCAGATTCGGAGTTGGAGTTGGAGTTGGGAGGACCGGACCGCCGCCTCTCGCTTGGGACGGCCCATCAGGCATACGCACGGCCTTAACAGCCCACAACCACCGAGCCCGCAATTGTAGTTTGTTTCCTAGTTTGTTCCGATGAAAAACTGATGCGTATTGGTGCCGTGCCTGTGTGCATCAGCTTATTTGCTGTTGATACAACCCAGAACGAGTCCAGTCGTCCATCTCCACGACGCCCCGACGTTAGCTTGTCCAATGCGCAGGAATTCTAGACCAAAACTTCGCATGCACGGCGTCCACACATGTCGTCAGCTCTTGCACGCCTCTGCACCAAAGTAAATTGACAATGCAACTAATAAATTCAACATAACGCAAATGTACATACAGGTCAATGTTACATATATGGGATACAATCATGCTTAGGCGCATAGAAATTGCACCTGCTTAACAAAAGCAAGGCTTTGCAATGCATCTATACAAGACATCAACAGTAATTTAAACATTGTCTTCCAACCTGTATGTGAAACATTCAATCTTCCAGATCCACAGCACTAGTTGAAACATTCGGTGTCCTGAACCAAAGATACAATGCGCTacacagcaaaaaaaaaaaggaaaaagtccattttacaccctccaactatcACAGAAGTCCAAAACCGTACAAATTTAGCCCTtagggtggttttgaaggtggttttggatttttaagaaaaaattaaaaaaatctaattagatctaaaaatcaaaactaattcatcttaaatcagaaaaatatgaaattagtacaaaaaatttctaaacatgtaacctatctattattgctctatttgaatcttaattattcaaaaataataggcataactacaagcaaccaaatactATAAACATAAAAAATGGATTCGATTAACTGACAAATATAgtgacaatagataggttatatttttagaaaacttttggtaccaattttgtatttttttgagttaaaatgaattacttatgaattttttagtttaaatttgaatatttataATTTTAATAAAATGGAAAACACATTCAAAACCACCCAAAGGGCTAAATTTGcacggttttgacagttggatagcctttgttatccggttttgtagtttaaggttgaaaatcggactttcgtgatagttggagggtgtaaaatagacttatcccaaaaaaaaattgaaattatcAAAACAGTAAGCAACACAAATATCAAGTCATCATAGATAACTGAAAGACAATGCGAGAGGCCGGCTGGGAAGCAACAAGCGCTTTGTTCGCTTGTCTTTATTTTGGCTTGTTTCGgcttattttaatttatttcccCTCACAGAATACTATTAAATCAGTCGAAATCAGCTGAAATCACCCAAGCGAACAGAGCCTCCGGGAAGAAGCATATTTTGACTTGTCTTATTTTGATTTGTTTCGACTTATTTCAACAAAGAATTGAAGCTAGGGAAATTGTATAAACCTGGAAGAAGACGCCGAACAACGTCTCCGGGATCTTCCGAGCCGCTGACGCGTCGACCTTGATCACCGCCTGCTGCTGTTCATGGTCCGCGCGCGCAGGCGACaaaaggagaatgatgaggagCGAGAGGGCGGTGGCCATGGCTGCTGCCATGCTCTTCATTCTTTGGTGGCACTGGCAGTGGCAGGCCAAAGCAGAGCTGCAACGGCGTCCTATATATCAGCTCAAGGCCGGCCGGCTTCTTAACTTATTGTAGCTTAATTATATATTATGTTTAGTTTGTTACTGATGATGCATGCATGGCCTATCTAGCCCACTGCATGCATGCTCCTCCCATGCACGTCCTTTTCACCTGCCGAGCTTGACAAAAGGAGAGTATCAACATGGACGATGAAGAAAAGCGGAAATCAAGGGGCAAAGATGCAATGGATGAATGCCATACAATTGCAAAAATATTTctgtagcaacttatgtgtatatcGGTttactataataacaatttatgAGCATAATAACTTTTATTTTAGATCAACTTATATGTATAAGTGTATGATAGATTTAATTTTTAGTGATAAATTCTATTTTTTTGACAACTTATGCTTATAATAATTATGCCTTTATTTTCATGACTGCTTATAAATAGTATTTTAGCAACATTTATCTTATATGTATGGCAACTTATATCCTATGTTTGTGGTAACTCATGTGTATAGTAGATTCTATTTTTATGGTAACTTTTATTTTACATGCGtaacaacttttattttatgACAATCGTTTTATATAAACTCATCATTATAACAACTTACTCCTCTTTTACTACTTATGTATATGACATTTTGATAGCTTATGTATATGACAGATTCTGTTCGTGAGAACTTATGTTTATAACAGGTTATGCTTTTTGTGGTAACTTTATTTTTATGACaacttataaatatttttatgcaACTTTTATCTTATACATGTAGCAACGCATGTGTATAAATGGCACATTGTGCGCCTAAATGCGAAAAGACAGTGTAAAAACTTCCATTTTCATGGCAACTTATTTGTATAATAAATAGCAATTTATAGGCAGATAATGTGTCAACTGATATACAGAATATGTGGCATCTTATATTATATGATTTTTTATCTATTAAAAATTTTAGAAAGTACTATAGTAACTGATATAACTACAGTAGCAACTTATAAGGTAGCATATTATGATTAGTATATATTTTATAGCCAAAAAATACTAATAGTTGTTGCATGTTATGCACGTTAATTTATATTATATATACACTAGCAACTTATATACATGTACTTGTAACAGCTCCTTCAATAATATGAAACTCAAAtttacacataagttgctactagAGTAAAACatcttcaaaatatatgcaagtgggatctagttttgttcgtctCATTACGTAGAATACAACGGTGCAATCAATATTGTAAACAGATATCGTACAAatgagataaaatattttttagcaaGCGGTTATGGAAGGCATATCTCATCATGTGCTGAACACATTGGTCGGTGGAAGAGGTCGCACGCGCTCCACCCAGCGCGACCCACCGCGCCTTATCCCGGTCCACCCAGCGCGACCCCTCACGCGTTAAGTCTATCAGACGACCGGTCGCGCCACCGACCGATCGCGCGAcccccgcggcccagcaggcCAATGCAGGCTTAGGTAATCTCCGGCTTGTGCGACTTACGAAGCGCCCACATGGCCCTCTGTTTTTACTGTTTTGGAGCATAACCGCCGGCTTCCTGCGACAGTGCGGCGGAGGTGACTTGGGGGAGGCGATTTTCTTCACTCGCCGGGAGAGCGGTGGAGCGGGGGCAGCAGCCATGAATGGCGGCAGAGGAAAATAAATAGAGGGTGCTACTATAGataagttgccaacattcactTCATAAGTTGACGCGTGGTCTCTATATAACTTGATGTTGCATATGTTGTAAAACTTTTTATACACAAGTTACGTAAATTGACACTCGGGACCCTATATAATTTGATATAGTTGTAACGTTTAAATTGTTTAACAATCTATGTAATTTTTGTTACTAGACATTCATATTTACGTAAGTTGTTACATTATATTTTTAGAAGCGCTGACAACTAGAAGTTGCCATGCATTCTTCACATAAAATCAATGTATTGAATTGATCCAAATTATCTATGTTGATACAATGTATCTATATACGTTGTTACATTATATTTTCAGGTAACAAAAATAACTTGCACTTTTTCTCTACATAAACAATACTTATAAGTTGATACAAAATATCTATGTAAGTTAAGATGGTACTAAACATAAGTTATTACAATGTACatcataatttgctacatgtCCATGTATATATTTATGTTAGACAACAAGTCGCTACACATTTGTATATAAGTTGTCATTTTAGATTCAACATAAGTAGATAGTAAAATAAAAACAGtattaaaatatatcaaataTGGGTCTTATATTGTAGATCTTGTCGTCAGGAACATAATGGTGCAAACGGATTTGGAAATGGATGCTTGATGAGAGA
This genomic interval from Panicum virgatum strain AP13 chromosome 8K, P.virgatum_v5, whole genome shotgun sequence contains the following:
- the LOC120646069 gene encoding uncharacterized protein LOC120646069; its protein translation is MLSMACLILRAAARVSSLAAWATDRLAAVTRVAAEARSGSGGAAVAAAVEARSGSSGAAAASDLLVAAAAAKARFGPGGPVAARLSHDNRSTLDKWQSAIPDWAKFEANEKDLESDDALWDLYERWCKFFNQERDREEMARRFSYFKKTVLRVEQNKKSDLPYRLGINHFADGKLRELCIESGSMNFRQRRSCSTSLSYGSEVRGQARRKRASRRNRNLKSICN